In the genome of Altererythrobacter sp. TH136, one region contains:
- a CDS encoding ligase-associated DNA damage response DEXH box helicase, protein MNDEIGPDGAGQVPREIREWFAGRGWRIRRHQTEMLAASEAGQHALLVADTGAGKTLAGFLPTLAAFCPSTLGDTPVPEGLHTLYVSPLKALAHDVQRNLVTPIEEMALPIRVETRSGDTPSDRKKRQRARPPHVLLTTPESLSLLLSYPESFDLFAGLKRVVIDEVHAFATGKRGDLLALAMSRLQANAPDLQRAALSATLADPQEFREWLAPWGEIDTVTLVEGEPGAPPVVEVLLPIEERVPWGGHAATWAIPQLYEEIRRNRTTLVFTNTRFLAEYVFQNLWDVNDDNLPIGIHHGSLSKEARRKVEGAMARGELRALVATASLDLGVDWGDIDLVVQMGAPKGSSRLLQRVGRANHRLDQASRAVLVPGNRFEFLEATAAKEAVDQGQRDGEDFRPGRLDVLAQHVMACACAAPFGEAALLREVRSSLPYAWVDQAAWERVLNFVATGGYALKAYDKFRRIVRDTPSGAGEPVWRLSHPEHAARHRLNAGIIVDSEMLEVRFKNGRSLGKVEERFAASLSPGDTFQFAGVNLEVERIKDMELTVRASTKAAMIPSYGGQRLPLTTHLATRVREMLMDRAGWARFPDDVREWLEVQHWRSEMPGPGTLLVESFPHAKKHYAVYYTFIGWNANQSLGMLITKRMEERGLMPLGFNANDYCLAIWGLKPVADVAPLLSPDILQDEFVEWVQNSHLLRRAFREVAVIGGLVERQHPGKRKSGKQVTFSTDLIYDVLRKYEPDHVLLEAAWADARTRMTDIGRLGDLLDSAASQLLHVELDRVSPLAVPVMTLIGREKLPDGAADDELLLEAETLASEAMRVDAAVPFEGD, encoded by the coding sequence ATGAACGACGAAATCGGACCTGATGGGGCGGGGCAGGTTCCGCGCGAAATCCGAGAATGGTTCGCGGGCCGCGGCTGGCGCATTCGCCGCCACCAGACCGAGATGCTGGCAGCAAGCGAGGCGGGGCAGCATGCTCTGCTGGTGGCGGATACCGGAGCCGGGAAGACGCTCGCCGGGTTCCTGCCCACGTTGGCCGCGTTCTGCCCCTCCACCCTGGGCGACACGCCGGTGCCCGAAGGGCTGCACACGCTCTACGTTTCCCCGCTGAAGGCGCTGGCGCATGACGTGCAGCGCAATCTGGTCACGCCGATCGAGGAGATGGCTCTGCCGATCCGGGTCGAGACGCGCAGCGGCGATACCCCCTCCGATCGCAAGAAGCGCCAGCGCGCCCGCCCTCCGCATGTTCTGCTGACCACGCCCGAGTCCTTGTCCCTGCTGCTGAGTTATCCGGAAAGCTTCGATCTGTTTGCCGGACTCAAGCGCGTGGTCATCGACGAGGTCCATGCGTTCGCCACCGGCAAGCGCGGCGATCTCCTCGCGCTGGCGATGAGCCGGCTGCAGGCGAACGCGCCCGATCTTCAGCGCGCGGCGCTGTCGGCCACCTTGGCCGATCCGCAGGAGTTCCGCGAATGGCTCGCCCCCTGGGGGGAGATCGATACGGTCACGCTGGTCGAAGGGGAGCCCGGTGCGCCGCCGGTGGTCGAGGTGCTGTTGCCGATCGAGGAACGGGTGCCGTGGGGCGGCCACGCGGCGACCTGGGCCATCCCCCAATTGTATGAGGAGATTCGCCGCAACCGAACCACGCTGGTGTTCACCAACACCCGCTTTCTGGCCGAATACGTCTTCCAGAACTTGTGGGACGTGAATGACGACAACCTGCCGATCGGCATCCACCACGGGTCGTTGAGCAAGGAAGCGCGGCGCAAGGTGGAAGGCGCCATGGCGCGCGGCGAACTGCGCGCGCTGGTCGCCACCGCCAGCTTGGATCTTGGCGTCGACTGGGGAGATATTGACCTGGTGGTGCAGATGGGCGCGCCCAAGGGGTCAAGCCGGCTGCTTCAGCGGGTCGGGCGCGCCAATCACCGGCTTGATCAGGCGAGCCGCGCGGTACTGGTACCAGGCAATCGCTTCGAATTCCTAGAGGCGACTGCCGCCAAGGAGGCCGTTGATCAGGGCCAGCGCGATGGAGAGGATTTTCGTCCCGGCCGGCTCGACGTGCTGGCCCAGCATGTGATGGCCTGCGCGTGTGCCGCCCCGTTTGGCGAGGCGGCATTGCTTCGGGAAGTGCGCTCCAGCCTGCCTTACGCCTGGGTCGATCAGGCCGCGTGGGAGCGCGTGCTCAATTTCGTCGCGACCGGCGGGTACGCATTGAAAGCGTACGACAAGTTTCGCCGCATCGTGCGCGACACACCCTCCGGCGCCGGCGAGCCGGTGTGGCGGCTATCCCACCCCGAGCACGCTGCTCGCCATCGACTTAACGCCGGGATCATCGTCGATTCCGAAATGCTTGAGGTGCGGTTCAAGAACGGCCGGTCGCTGGGCAAGGTTGAGGAGCGCTTCGCCGCGTCGCTGAGCCCCGGGGACACGTTCCAGTTCGCTGGGGTGAACCTCGAAGTCGAGCGTATCAAGGACATGGAGCTGACAGTCAGGGCCAGCACCAAGGCGGCCATGATCCCCAGCTATGGCGGCCAACGCTTGCCGCTGACGACCCATCTCGCCACGCGGGTGCGCGAAATGCTGATGGACCGCGCCGGGTGGGCGCGCTTTCCCGATGATGTGCGCGAATGGCTGGAAGTGCAGCACTGGCGCAGCGAGATGCCCGGTCCGGGAACTCTGCTGGTCGAAAGCTTCCCGCACGCCAAGAAGCATTACGCGGTCTACTACACCTTCATCGGATGGAACGCGAACCAGTCGCTCGGCATGCTGATTACGAAGCGGATGGAGGAGCGCGGTCTCATGCCGCTCGGCTTCAACGCCAATGATTATTGCCTGGCGATCTGGGGGCTGAAACCGGTTGCCGACGTGGCGCCGCTGCTGTCACCCGATATCCTGCAAGACGAATTCGTCGAATGGGTGCAGAACTCGCATCTCCTGCGTCGCGCTTTCCGCGAGGTGGCGGTGATCGGGGGGCTGGTGGAGCGACAACATCCGGGGAAGCGCAAAAGCGGCAAGCAGGTCACGTTCTCGACTGATCTGATCTATGACGTGCTGCGCAAATACGAGCCGGACCACGTGCTGCTGGAAGCGGCTTG